A section of the Heptranchias perlo isolate sHepPer1 chromosome 44, sHepPer1.hap1, whole genome shotgun sequence genome encodes:
- the chtopa gene encoding chromatin target of PRMT1a isoform X4, with the protein MDSAVQLRQRQYGAALPAAEHQSLIMSAPSTPKIVLKSTTKMSLNERFTNMLKNKQPPTVSIRATMQQQQLASARNRRLAQQMENRPSVQAALKLKQVRVQTEGVVESQG; encoded by the exons ATGGACTCTGCTGTGCAGCTCCGGCAGAGGCAGTATGGCGCGGCTCTGCCCGCGGCAG agcATCAAAGTCTCATAATGTCTGCCCCATCAACACCAAAGATTGTGCTGAAAAGCACAACCAAGATGTCACTGAACGAGCG CTTTACCAACATGCTGAAGAACAAACAGCCTCCAACGGTGAGCATTCGGGCAACGATGCAGCAACAGCAACTGGCAAGTGCCAGAAACCGCCGATTGGCGCAGCAGATGGAGAACAGACCCTCTGTCCAAGCTGCTCTCAAGCTGAAGCAG GTCAGGGTCCAAACCGAGGGCGTGGTGGAGTCCCAAGGTTAG
- the chtopa gene encoding chromatin target of PRMT1a isoform X1 — protein sequence MDSAVQLRQRQYGAALPAAEHQSLIMSAPSTPKIVLKSTTKMSLNERFTNMLKNKQPPTVSIRATMQQQQLASARNRRLAQQMENRPSVQAALKLKQKSLKQRLGKSNIQARLGRPVGTLARGPIVARGSPRGGVRLGRGGRGGARGGLTLRGQGPNRGRGGVPRLGLKRGGMRGRGGLSRGGPPGRGGISGRGRGGIMGRGRGGFPGRGRGRGRGRGLTRPPLTREQLDNQLDAYMSKTKGHLDAELDAYMAQADGETND from the exons ATGGACTCTGCTGTGCAGCTCCGGCAGAGGCAGTATGGCGCGGCTCTGCCCGCGGCAG agcATCAAAGTCTCATAATGTCTGCCCCATCAACACCAAAGATTGTGCTGAAAAGCACAACCAAGATGTCACTGAACGAGCG CTTTACCAACATGCTGAAGAACAAACAGCCTCCAACGGTGAGCATTCGGGCAACGATGCAGCAACAGCAACTGGCAAGTGCCAGAAACCGCCGATTGGCGCAGCAGATGGAGAACAGACCCTCTGTCCAAGCTGCTCTCAAGCTGAAGCAG AAGAGTCTGAAACAGCGACTAGGTAAGAGCAACATCCAAGCACGATTGGGACGACCGGTGGGGACTCTCGCACGCGGACCAATTGTTGCTCGGGGATCGCCAAGAGGAGGCGTGCGTCTTGGTCGTGGCGGAAGAGGAGGTGCGAGAGGAGGGCTCACTCTCCGAG GTCAGGGTCCAAACCGAGGGCGTGGTGGAGTCCCAAGGTTAGGACTCAAACGAGGTGGCATGAGAGGTCGAGGAGGCCTGAGCCGTGGAGGGCCACCTGGACGAGGAGGGATCAGTGGCAGAG GTCGTGGAGGAATAATGGGTCGTGGGCGTGGTGGGTTCCCTGGTCGAGGCAGGGGTCGTGGGCGAGGAAGAGGGTTAACTCGTCCCCCATTAACCCGAGAACAGCTGGACAATCAACTGGATGCGTACATGTCGAAGACCAAGGGTCACCTTGATGCTGAGCTTGATGCTTACATGGCGCAAGCAGATGGAGAAACAAATGATTAA
- the chtopa gene encoding chromatin target of PRMT1a isoform X2, protein MDSAVQLRQRQYGAALPAAEHQSLIMSAPSTPKIVLKSTTKMSLNERFTNMLKNKQPPTVSIRATMQQQQLASARNRRLAQQMENRPSVQAALKLKQSLKQRLGKSNIQARLGRPVGTLARGPIVARGSPRGGVRLGRGGRGGARGGLTLRGQGPNRGRGGVPRLGLKRGGMRGRGGLSRGGPPGRGGISGRGRGGIMGRGRGGFPGRGRGRGRGRGLTRPPLTREQLDNQLDAYMSKTKGHLDAELDAYMAQADGETND, encoded by the exons ATGGACTCTGCTGTGCAGCTCCGGCAGAGGCAGTATGGCGCGGCTCTGCCCGCGGCAG agcATCAAAGTCTCATAATGTCTGCCCCATCAACACCAAAGATTGTGCTGAAAAGCACAACCAAGATGTCACTGAACGAGCG CTTTACCAACATGCTGAAGAACAAACAGCCTCCAACGGTGAGCATTCGGGCAACGATGCAGCAACAGCAACTGGCAAGTGCCAGAAACCGCCGATTGGCGCAGCAGATGGAGAACAGACCCTCTGTCCAAGCTGCTCTCAAGCTGAAGCAG AGTCTGAAACAGCGACTAGGTAAGAGCAACATCCAAGCACGATTGGGACGACCGGTGGGGACTCTCGCACGCGGACCAATTGTTGCTCGGGGATCGCCAAGAGGAGGCGTGCGTCTTGGTCGTGGCGGAAGAGGAGGTGCGAGAGGAGGGCTCACTCTCCGAG GTCAGGGTCCAAACCGAGGGCGTGGTGGAGTCCCAAGGTTAGGACTCAAACGAGGTGGCATGAGAGGTCGAGGAGGCCTGAGCCGTGGAGGGCCACCTGGACGAGGAGGGATCAGTGGCAGAG GTCGTGGAGGAATAATGGGTCGTGGGCGTGGTGGGTTCCCTGGTCGAGGCAGGGGTCGTGGGCGAGGAAGAGGGTTAACTCGTCCCCCATTAACCCGAGAACAGCTGGACAATCAACTGGATGCGTACATGTCGAAGACCAAGGGTCACCTTGATGCTGAGCTTGATGCTTACATGGCGCAAGCAGATGGAGAAACAAATGATTAA
- the chtopa gene encoding chromatin target of PRMT1a isoform X3, which translates to MSAPSTPKIVLKSTTKMSLNERFTNMLKNKQPPTVSIRATMQQQQLASARNRRLAQQMENRPSVQAALKLKQKSLKQRLGKSNIQARLGRPVGTLARGPIVARGSPRGGVRLGRGGRGGARGGLTLRGQGPNRGRGGVPRLGLKRGGMRGRGGLSRGGPPGRGGISGRGRGGIMGRGRGGFPGRGRGRGRGRGLTRPPLTREQLDNQLDAYMSKTKGHLDAELDAYMAQADGETND; encoded by the exons ATGTCTGCCCCATCAACACCAAAGATTGTGCTGAAAAGCACAACCAAGATGTCACTGAACGAGCG CTTTACCAACATGCTGAAGAACAAACAGCCTCCAACGGTGAGCATTCGGGCAACGATGCAGCAACAGCAACTGGCAAGTGCCAGAAACCGCCGATTGGCGCAGCAGATGGAGAACAGACCCTCTGTCCAAGCTGCTCTCAAGCTGAAGCAG AAGAGTCTGAAACAGCGACTAGGTAAGAGCAACATCCAAGCACGATTGGGACGACCGGTGGGGACTCTCGCACGCGGACCAATTGTTGCTCGGGGATCGCCAAGAGGAGGCGTGCGTCTTGGTCGTGGCGGAAGAGGAGGTGCGAGAGGAGGGCTCACTCTCCGAG GTCAGGGTCCAAACCGAGGGCGTGGTGGAGTCCCAAGGTTAGGACTCAAACGAGGTGGCATGAGAGGTCGAGGAGGCCTGAGCCGTGGAGGGCCACCTGGACGAGGAGGGATCAGTGGCAGAG GTCGTGGAGGAATAATGGGTCGTGGGCGTGGTGGGTTCCCTGGTCGAGGCAGGGGTCGTGGGCGAGGAAGAGGGTTAACTCGTCCCCCATTAACCCGAGAACAGCTGGACAATCAACTGGATGCGTACATGTCGAAGACCAAGGGTCACCTTGATGCTGAGCTTGATGCTTACATGGCGCAAGCAGATGGAGAAACAAATGATTAA